The segment TTGCTAAATTTTGCGGACTCTGCAGAGTGAACTGTTTGTTGTCTCGTGGCTACTACAGCCATGGGGCTCGTAAAGAGCTGCGATATACTAGCAGCCGCGACACCTAACGCCAATTCTTCCACAGTGGAAGGTGCGGCAAATTTACTATGGCTTCCCAATGACTTTAGCCCACGTAGCTTGTGTTTCATGTAAAATTTTCTTATGAATGTGTACCAGAAgaaatatacaaaatttTGCACGAAAGTGGCCACTGTGGTCACTGTCATACCTTGATACAAACCGAAAAATCCCTTTTCCCTAAATATGTTTATCATACAATCCAGAACATTCTTGTACCTCTTCTTAGGCAAAATCTTGCCTTCATTTTTGGATTCATTTGTGAGAGGAGATACTTGCGACTGGATAATCGTTTTCGATAGATCCAGCGGATATACAGCCATATTAGCCATTGCCGAAGCTACGGCGCCAGTTAAAGCTGCTTCTAGAGTCAGCATCGCTTATGTGTTCTGAAGTATCTCGCCCTAACTTTGAGAATTAACGACTTTTCGTATATTTTGTATAGCatcgtttttttttttagattttGCCCATCTTGTCCTTATATTTGCCAGTTATCAAAAATAGTCGCTCGGACCGACATGCAGAAATCGGATTTAAAACTCGATCCGAGGAGAACAAACCAAAATTTGCATAACTTTCACCATGTATAACACCCTCTAAATAGCAAAAGCCTAGTGCTTCAAGGGATGACTCAATTGAATCATCCCTTGGAAGTTCGAAAGGTGTAATATAAGCGCATTTGTTGCTGGCACATATACAACGATGTCTCATCGTAGTGACAAACACCTATCACCTTGCACGACAAAAATTTAAACAAGTACTTTCGACTCTAAAGAGTACAATGGAGACAACTAAAATAGACAAGACGCGAGCATTGAGAAGGCTGTACAATAACAATTTACCGAAGAACAGTAACGCAAGGCAATGTCACAGTACATCGGTAAGACCATCTCTTTGATTTCTGTAACTGACAACAGATATGTGGGGCTGCTAGAAGATATCGACTCTGAAAAGGGTACCGTAACTCTGAAGGAGGTTCGCTGCTTTGGTACAGAAGGTCGAAAGAACTGGGGTCCTGAAGAGATCTATCCAAACCCTACAGTATACAATTCGGTGAAATTCA is part of the Saccharomyces mikatae IFO 1815 strain IFO1815 genome assembly, chromosome: 16 genome and harbors:
- the ANT1 gene encoding Ant1p (similar to Saccharomyces cerevisiae ANT1 (YPR128C); ancestral locus Anc_3.463), with translation MLTLEAALTGAVASAMANMAVYPLDLSKTIIQSQVSPLTNESKNEGKILPKKRYKNVLDCMINIFREKGFFGLYQGMTVTTVATFVQNFVYFFWYTFIRKFYMKHKLRGLKSLGSHSKFAAPSTVEELALGVAAASISQLFTSPMAVVATRQQTVHSAESAKFSNVVKDIYHENNGDITAFWKGLRTGLALTINPSITYASFQRLKEVFFHDHSNDVGSLSAVQNFVLGVLSKMISTLITQPLIVAKTMLQSAGSRFTTFQEALLYLYKNEGVKSLWKGVLPQLAKGVIVQGLLFAFRGELTKSLKKLIFLYSSFFLKYNGQNKLTST